ACCACCCTGGACCGTTTGGGAGAGGCGTTCAGCACGATCGCCACGGCCATCGGCTCCGGTTCGATGGGAATGCGCGAAAGTGCCGGAGGCGGCGGAGCCAGCGGAAGAATAGGTAGCGGAGAGATAAGAGGAAGGCTCCGCTGATGAGGAATGGGTCGATGACAAGTGACAGAGAGAACTACTGTCGCCTTATAGGACTTAATCCTCTGAAGGAAAGCTCGTACACCTACGACGCGATAGATAAGAAGATAGCCGCCAAAGAAGGCAAGTGGACAAAAGAGAGCAAGGACAAACAGAACGACCTTGACCGCAGGTTCCAGATAAGCAAATGGCTGGACATGGTCCCCGACATGCGCCGGGTGATGAAAGACCCCCTGCTCAGATCCAAAGAGTTCGACGAAGGCCGGAAACTTCTCAGAGCTAAGGCCTCAAGGCTTAACAGAGACTCCATCATACTGCATGACGGCAGCCGCATTCTGCTGCCGGGCACCGCCGAGAACCTCGTAAAGAAACTGCAATGGGACGGCGTTAACAAAGAGGACCTTATCAGCATGGCAGGCATCAGGAAGACATCCGTCCCGCCGATCGTCAGCGACAAGGTCATGTCCGCCTTCAAAGGGCTGCAGGAAGTTCACGCCTTCACACCCATGGACCTCCTGAACGACCTCATAAAGAATCCCGATCTGGAGATCAACATCAATCCGCTTGACGAAGGGAGCGCCCTCACTCAGATAAGGTCCTCATTCGATTCATGCGAGAAGAGAGTGAACAGCGTAAGGCAGGAGATACTCCCTAACCAGGATTCGTACATACAGTCGCTGAGGTCCCTCAAGCTGGTTCTGGGCTCCGACCAGGACCTCACCAACCTGGTGAAATACGGTAAATGCATGAGGACCCTCGAGCCCGCGAAACAGCTGATGGACGAGGACTACGGGCAGCCCTTCACAAGAGAATATGTGGATGAGATCGTGAACAGATTCATCCGCAAAACGAACGCCGATCCGTCAATGGCGATATCCATACTCGAAGAGTACTGCGTGAAGAGGAAATACATCTCCAATTTCTCATCCAAAGAAAGCAGGCTTGCAACGTGTTCAAACTGCGGCGCCCTCGTCGAATCCGGAGAGGGCGTGATGTGCTGCTCGGTCTGCGGTTCCAGCATGAAGATCAAATGCCCGCAGTGCGCGACCAGTCAGATATCCGGGAACAAAGCCTGCGTTAAATGCGGCTTCGATTTCGAGGACGGCTTCAACAAAGCAAAGGACCTTGAGAAGAAGTTCAGGATCGCCATATCGTACGGAATGATCGACGAGGCCGCGAACTGCATATCGAAGATAGAGCGCGTTTACTCCACATACCCGTCGATACTTGAGATGAAGAGCGAGCTCAGACCGCTCTCCGCAAAGCATGCGGAGTTCAACAACAAAGTTGACCTCCTTTACAAACAAAGGAAGTACCACGCGCTGAGGGGCGCCATCGACGACGCGAAGCTGGACTTCACAAAGATACTGAACAATCCCGACATCGAGAGAAAATACGAGGAGGCGGCGCAGAGGATAATAGAGGCGGACCGGATATGCGAGAAGGCCTCCGAACTGAAGGATGCGGACCGTGTCATGATGATGTACGTCACCGCGGTCGAGCTGTGTCCGGACCACCCTATCGCCAAAGCGATGATGAAGGAGCGTCCCCCGGAGTCCCCCGCCGACGCGGTGGCTCAGATCAGAGAGGGAAAGATACTGCTGAAATTCGCCGTTCCGGAGGACAGGACGGGAATGACGTTCTGCATCTTCAGAGCGAAAGATTCCTTGCCTATCGTAACGGACGAGACCGTTCCTCTGGCGGATATCCCCGGGAGCGTGTTCCTGGACAAGACGATGGATCCGGGCGTCGACAATTACTATTCGATCTATTCAAAAAGATGGGGGATCCTCTCCAGAGAGGCGGCCTCCTGCGGCCCGGTGATGGTCTTCAGAGAAGTGGAGAACGTAAGCATCGAGCCCATCGAGGGGGGATTGAGACTGATATACGAAAAGCCCAAAGGCTGTTCGAGGGTGCGCATATGGAGAAAAGAAGGCACCAGCGCCGCCGGCGTCGGAGAAGAAGTGGAAATAATGCACGACGGCGGGACGGTCATAGACGATTACGGTCTGAAGGGCGGAATGAAATACCACTACCTTTTCGTTGCCGAATACATAAACAAGGGACGCACCGAAAGATCCATGGGCGCCGCATTCTCCTTCACCACCACAAAGTTCCCGGAACCTGTAAGGGATATGGAGATCAGATGGAACAAAGCGGACGGCTCCTTCACGGCTAAATGGAAGAGCAAGGAAAAGGTCGTCCTGTATTCGTCGCCTAGAAAAGTGAACATGTTCGGAAGGATGGTCAAGTTCGAAGACCTCAACGCATGGATGAAAGAGATACAGCCTCTGGAGGTATATGAGAACGGAATGAGGTTCTTACTCCCGGACGGCGCGGTGCAGTACATTTACCCCATGATACCCGCGGGGAAGGTGGCCGTAAGAGGCAAGGACATCATGGTGGCCAACCTGAAACCCTTCAGGGACGTAGAGAAGAGGATAAGCGGGAACGACTGCTGTCTGACGATGACATGGCCGACCGGAGCGGAGTCGGCGGTAATTGTGATCAAGGAATCGTCTGTCGCATCCGGCCCGGATGATCTGGACGCGGAAAGGATCACCATTACCAGGGACGCTTACGACAAAGACAAGATGGTAAGGATACCGATGGGCAACTCGAAGAAACGGGTCATAACCATATATGCCGTTTACGACGTGTCCGGGGAGAGGATGCCTTCACGAGGAATGAGCTTGGATATCTTTTCCGGAGCGTACACCAAAGTAAGATACTCTCTGGCGGCCGAAGGGATATCGAGGACGGATACAAAGATGATCCTGAGCATCGACACCGACCCGTCGGTAAAAGAGCTTCCCCCCGTATCGGCGGTAGCGGTCAAAGAAGGTATACCGCTCAAGATCTGGGAAGGAGAGACGATGTGGTCGTCCAACAGGCCGGTGCCGATCGTTTCGGGAAGGAATGTGACCGTTTTCACGGTGAAAGACAGGATAGACATCAGCAAGGTGAGACTTTTCTTCGTCAACGAGGAGGATTACAACCTGTTCAGGTTCATACACCCGCTGTACAAGGAGAAGTGAGAAAATGGCAAAGAGACCAGAACCATCCCAGGCGCCTTCGGTGACATACACCTGCCCCTTCTGTTTCAGTTCGGTGGACCTTAAGAACATCCACTATCAGTGTACGAACCCGGCATGCACGAAGATGTTCCTCAGAGAACTTGACGAGAAGAGCGCGCGCAGATTCAGATCAAAGAACATGGACGAGGAGATCGACATAGAGAACTCCATCTTCCTGGGCAAGGACCCGGGAGGTCCCTCCCCGGTCACAACAAAATATCACATCATGAGGAACTCGTCGGGGACCTGCGACGTCTGCAAGAAGCATGTGTACAAAAGGCTCTGCCCGAGCTGTCACAATCCAATACCTCAGGGGGCGGAGGAAGAAGGGAGCACCGTATTCGTGGTTCTCGGCCCCAAAGGGGTCGGCAAAAGCCATTACATAGCGGTGCTGATCGATCAGCTTAAGAACTCCTTCTCCAAGGAATTCAACGCGATAATGAGCTCCGCCACCGACCGCACCACCCTGAAATACAGGGAGATGTACTACAAGAGGCTGTACGAGGAAGGAAGGAAGCTGGCTCCCACGCTCTCGTTCGAAGAGAGCAAGGAGTCAAGGGAGCCGATGATCTACTACCTCAAATTCTTCAAAGGGGACTCGCCCAGGGTGTATACTCTGGCTTTCTTCGATACTGCGGGAGAGGACCTCGATTCCACCGGAAAGATAATGGGGCTCAACCTGAACTCATTCATTTCCAGAGCGTCGGGGATCGTTTTCCTGGTGGACCCGCTGCAGATCCCCTACATCAACACACGGATACGTATGGACAACAAACCCCCCACGGGGGTCAGCGTGGCCAATATGCTTTCCGATATCGTGAACATCATAAGAACGAACAACTCGCTCAGGATGAAGGACCCCATACCCATCCCGCTGGCGGTCGTGCTCACAAAGGCGGACGTCCTGATGAAGGTCCCGGAGAACGACGAGGAAAGCAGCATACTTTTCGGTATGAACTCGTCGCTGAACATCGAAAGAGAGAGGGGAAGATACGACAGGACGAACTTCGAACAGATAAGCGTGGAGATCGAAGAGTATATGCGCAGAGCCGTGTCGACTGCTTTCGTTCACACTGTCAAGGAATTCAGAGAACATTCTTATTTTGCGGTATCCGCGCTCGGCAGCAACCCTCCGGGGAGCGTGCTCACGAGAGGGATATCGCCTATGCGCGTGGAAGACCCATTCATTTGGCTTCTCAACTGCGAGAGCCTGGAGGATAAGATGAAATGACCGAAAAAAAGAGATCCAGCAAGACCAGCAGGCTGAAGAACTTCCTCGTCACCGGAACCATCGAGGACGAGGAAGGGCACTGGGATATATCCGAGGGAGAAGAGCCTCGGGAAGATGGTATGGAATCAGTGATGAGCTCTTCCGCCGAGGGGCCGCCCGAAGAGGAAGTCATCATAGAGGACATCGTGATAGAAACAGCGACCGCGGAACCGGTACGGGAAGACACCCCGTACAGGGCGGCGTCTACCTGGGCGGATGCGGGCTCTCTCACAGAGGAGATCGCCGAACTCAAAGAGATGGTCGCCGTCCTGACATCGGAACTGGGAAAATACACCACCTCTAAGGAACAGCTGAGAGAATACTCAACGGTCATGAACAAAAGAGATGCGGAACTTGCGAACAGGAAGTTCATCGGGATGCTGGAACAGCTTTCCATAATGAGAGAGGACTTCTTCAAGCTCTGCAAAGGAATGAACGCTAAAATGGACAGTTTCTCACCAAAAGACATACTCAGTTCGTTCGAAGCGTACGGGGTCGACATGGAGAACATCCTCGTCGACTGCGGCGTGCAGATCGGCCAGAGCAAGTACGAGAGACTGAACACAATACACCAAAGAATCGTCGGCGTTATACCAACCAGCGATGAATCTATGAACGGTATGATAGCAGAGAGGGTGTCGGACGGGTACGTGTACCAGGGACGCGTCCTCCAAAAGGAAAAGGTGAAAATCTATAAGTTTTCTGAAAACAAGATAAGAGAAGGAGATGAGGAGAAATGAGCAACGAAT
This sequence is a window from Candidatus Methanoplasma cognatum. Protein-coding genes within it:
- a CDS encoding zinc ribbon domain-containing protein, translating into MTSDRENYCRLIGLNPLKESSYTYDAIDKKIAAKEGKWTKESKDKQNDLDRRFQISKWLDMVPDMRRVMKDPLLRSKEFDEGRKLLRAKASRLNRDSIILHDGSRILLPGTAENLVKKLQWDGVNKEDLISMAGIRKTSVPPIVSDKVMSAFKGLQEVHAFTPMDLLNDLIKNPDLEININPLDEGSALTQIRSSFDSCEKRVNSVRQEILPNQDSYIQSLRSLKLVLGSDQDLTNLVKYGKCMRTLEPAKQLMDEDYGQPFTREYVDEIVNRFIRKTNADPSMAISILEEYCVKRKYISNFSSKESRLATCSNCGALVESGEGVMCCSVCGSSMKIKCPQCATSQISGNKACVKCGFDFEDGFNKAKDLEKKFRIAISYGMIDEAANCISKIERVYSTYPSILEMKSELRPLSAKHAEFNNKVDLLYKQRKYHALRGAIDDAKLDFTKILNNPDIERKYEEAAQRIIEADRICEKASELKDADRVMMMYVTAVELCPDHPIAKAMMKERPPESPADAVAQIREGKILLKFAVPEDRTGMTFCIFRAKDSLPIVTDETVPLADIPGSVFLDKTMDPGVDNYYSIYSKRWGILSREAASCGPVMVFREVENVSIEPIEGGLRLIYEKPKGCSRVRIWRKEGTSAAGVGEEVEIMHDGGTVIDDYGLKGGMKYHYLFVAEYINKGRTERSMGAAFSFTTTKFPEPVRDMEIRWNKADGSFTAKWKSKEKVVLYSSPRKVNMFGRMVKFEDLNAWMKEIQPLEVYENGMRFLLPDGAVQYIYPMIPAGKVAVRGKDIMVANLKPFRDVEKRISGNDCCLTMTWPTGAESAVIVIKESSVASGPDDLDAERITITRDAYDKDKMVRIPMGNSKKRVITIYAVYDVSGERMPSRGMSLDIFSGAYTKVRYSLAAEGISRTDTKMILSIDTDPSVKELPPVSAVAVKEGIPLKIWEGETMWSSNRPVPIVSGRNVTVFTVKDRIDISKVRLFFVNEEDYNLFRFIHPLYKEK
- the grpE gene encoding nucleotide exchange factor GrpE, producing the protein MTEKKRSSKTSRLKNFLVTGTIEDEEGHWDISEGEEPREDGMESVMSSSAEGPPEEEVIIEDIVIETATAEPVREDTPYRAASTWADAGSLTEEIAELKEMVAVLTSELGKYTTSKEQLREYSTVMNKRDAELANRKFIGMLEQLSIMREDFFKLCKGMNAKMDSFSPKDILSSFEAYGVDMENILVDCGVQIGQSKYERLNTIHQRIVGVIPTSDESMNGMIAERVSDGYVYQGRVLQKEKVKIYKFSENKIREGDEEK